GTTAAAACATCTGAAGATTTCTGAGTTGGGTTTTTCTTGTCGGTCTTTAAATACATCTGTGGGCATTTAAATATGGGTTCTAGACCTAGTTCTACTGGCTACTGGTGCTATCAGTGCAATCGTTTGATTCGATTGGCCTCAAATAGGACGCCCTTGGTTTGCCCTCTTTGTACTGGTGAATTTCTAGAGGAAGTCGAAGAGGGGCCTAGGGCTCAGCTGCTGGAGGCCATTTCATATGAAGGGGACGCAGATAGAAGGCCCTCTGCTGTTCAGTTAATAGAGGCCGTATCCAACTTGCTCAATCAGTATAATGACCACAGAAGGGAAGAGGATGGTGGTTTCAGGCCTGTGATCTTTGTCAGAGGTGGTCAGAGGGGTAGGGACGATAATGGTGGTAATGGTGGCGGTATGGGGTTTATATTGGGCACTGGAtcagggattaggggtttgcctgcTAACATTGGGGATTACTTTGTGGGGTCTGATTTTGATCGCCTCATTGAACAATTGACACAGAATGACAGGTGTGGACCGCCCCCTGCTCCTACAAGTGCTGTGGATGCCATGCCTACAGTTAGGGTAACTAGAGACCATCTTCGATCCAATCCCAACTGCCCTGTTTGCACCGAACCATTTGAGATGGGTGGCAATGTCAGAGAAATGCCCTGCAAGCACATTTTTCATTCGGAGTGTATTGTACCTTGGCTGACCCAGCATAATTCATGTCCGATTTGTCGTCAGGCGCTGCCGACTGAAGAGCCTGCTGATAACAGACAGCAACAGCCTACTGATAACAGACAGCAACAGCCTACTGATAATAGTCATCAACATCCTGCTGATAATAGACAGCAACATCCTGCTGATAATGGACAGCAACAGCCTAGATCAACGGCCAGAGGTGCCGCACCGGTTGATGCCACAACTTCAGCTATACCAGTTGCCGGACACGGTAATGTTCATGCCTCTGATCATtttagtttcattgttttctacTGAGAATGTTTTTCTATATTTTCGGAACAGTAGTTATCCTtttcatttaataaaaatatttaatatatgtaCAATAGGTAATTTTGAGTAAAAATATAAGTCCTCACTTATAATACTTAGAATTTCTGGTGAATCTATTACAATTTTGTGTACATTTTGCAAAAATTCTTGGGCGAATGTTTATTTAAAAATTTGCTACTTGACGATTTtaatttttgatgattttgtgaaaattttgtCTGCATTTAAAAAAGTAGTCTATTAAAAGTACCTTTCCTTTTCAGGCATTAGGCTTGCTTTTAGAAGGCTATGTTGCAGTGATGGATCAGGTGGACGGAATGGCAATTCAAGGAACTCATCTGTTGCAATTCGTTCTCTTGCAGGTGGGAGGGTTGCTAATGCCAATAATAATTCCATCATTAACCCAACCAGGGATAACAGAGCTCATCATGGTAGTAGTGGACACAATCAAGGCAGGCGCAGTTTCTTCAACTTTAATTGGTGGCCTTTTCGATCGTCAAACCCCAATCCACAAGGTACACATACAAGAGCTTCAAATTCTGCTGTAAATTCCATGCGTTCAGGCTGGCCTTTTGACGATGGAAGTGATCCTTACAGGTGGTTCAACTGAATAAAAAGAATTGCTGGAGCGCTTGTCTATACCTACACAATGGAAACGTTCTCACTGTTTTTATATGTGGGACAATGACTCTGAATGACATGGTTTACAAGGTTTCAATGTGAAGTtcgttttgttttttctttgtaaATATGGCTCTCagcttttgtttatttaaattttaaacaacTGTCAGTAATCCTGTGATTAAAGAAATTATAGCAACTATATCTTGTCATCATTTCAAATTCTTATGTATGTTGAGATATATATTCTCTTATGGTTACCCCGTCCTTCCCAAAATTGTTACATATTTTTTTGCTTTTCTTATAATGAAATTTCAAGCACTCTTCATTGTAAGTCTTTGCTTACAAGAActaattttatgtattttttgtGAATTTGTCAGTAATGGCTTCAAGATTGCATGGTTTATTTGTGACACTGAATGTTAATCTTTTTGCCAAGAGGTGGACCATGTGGCCCATGGGTATGAAAACGCTATCAGCAAATATCTGGCCTGGGTTAATATGAGTATGAAAACGCTATCAGCAAATATCTGGCCTGGGTTAATATGAGTTTGATTAATAATCATATCGACATGGGCATTCTATTGGTACCAAGGAGTTATATTGGGGTTAATGTATGCGCGTCTAACTCCAAATGGAGATTTAGAATTTTAGATGCATCATCAACTGTTGCTGCTATATCATGTTATGTTTGAATTTTGTTTATCTTCTAAGTATTTACTGGTACAAATCATCTGTTGTGGGTTCTATTCTTTGTAAAATATAGGCTGTCATTTGCTGAATTCAAACTTGGATTAAAAATAAACAAGAGGGAGTTGATTGGCATTTACTATTTGCATGTGAAAATTTTGAGTGGGTGACAAATAAATTTCAGCGTTATCAGGCCAGTAATTAAGTATAGAAATTGAGTTATGGTGATACTGTGACGTACAGTGAAAGTGTAGTTCAAAAATTTAAACTGCTATCTTGTTTAGCAAGTTTGTATGCGATGGTTTTAATATTGAACCTATGAGCCAATCGTACAAAGATACAGAATGGCATGACACAACTTGTAAGCTATGACCTTATACTCTTTGCACTCTTTTGAGAAGAAACATTATGATTTAATAAAATATGTCAGCTGGCATCTTTTCTTGTAGTTTCAATACATGTTCATTTCATACCTTAGGTTACAGGAGATCATAAGCTAACCAAAGAAATAAGTTTATCAAATTAATATGAAATATACCATGCTAATGACTGCCTGCCTGTGAAATTTTTGTATCTTGTGGGAACAAGGATGGGCTTTTTATATGAAATAGACCATGTTAATGAATGCCTGCCTTAGAAAGCTTTGTATCTTTTCGGAACAAGGATGGGTTTTCATCAGACCATTTTTTGTAAATGTCATAGTGAGTGCTTATATGGTCGGGCTTCCAGAATATGTAAGCATAGTAAACAATGACCTTCTAGGATTTATTGGCAAAGGCCtgtatatttttattttgaaatatgaaACCATTTTGGGGACTCCAGTTGAATCTGGTTTGCCATTATAAATATTCAATAGTGTTTGTCTTTCCATCATTTTCAACTAAAAAATTTCAGCATAATTTTCTTTAAAATTGGATTTGTTTGTAGTAGGGTTAAAAGTCAAATTTACTTGTGCTGCACAATCAGGTGAATTTGTTAACAGTTTTCCTTAATTTGCTTAATACAGTCTTTCTTTACATGTAACTTTTTTGTGTATGAGTAATTTTAATAAAGGAGTACACGAAGATTTGTTTAGTTGTTATCTTCTTAacgtcaaaatatatatatatattttttttgattggtaatgggccgaagccgataaggtgtacataccctacccccttgtgggatttgaactcgtgacctctcttttaagagcacaaattctccaccactaggccaactcaagttgtactcTTTAACGTCAAAATATTATAGTAATTATTTCTTGACATTTAATGAATTGTGATCAAATAACAGAGTTCCCGTGTTGTAACTATGTGTGAATTTGTTAATTGATTTTCTCCATTTTTTGTAAGAGTGCCCCCATTAGATATAACTATCATATATATAAGAAACATTTTCATGAAATTAGTCAACAGTATTGGGAGGAAAGTACCATGGGTCTATAAGTAGAATAGGACAGTAGGATTTGTTTAGCTGTTGACTTCCAAGTGATGTATCATAATGTGTTGACGTTTCATGATTTAAATTCAAACAATAGGAGGTTCTGTACATGGAGATTAGATGCTTCGAACTCTCATTTTGCAGAAAAGTGTTCACACCTGCAGACGAAGCCAGGGATGTGTTTATTAGGCTAGTGTAAATAGTTGCTTAGGTGGAGTATCTTCCACGATTCTTTATGTAAATTTTTTATTGTGGCCTAAATAAGATGAAGCAAAATGTGCCATTACTAGTTGCATGCTTTACTGAGCTGGTAAGAGCCGTTCACATGACAAAAGTATTTTATGTGTTGTGTTGCTTAGTGCTATTAGTTTTGATGTTAACAAGGAAGCAAATGGTTTGTGTTTGGTGTGCCCTATCATCAAGTAATCACCATATGGTAAAGACTAGAGTAGAAGGGGATGCTTCCAATTTCATGGCAAGTTCCTTATGCCATCCAGGGCGTATGGGTGCAGAACTGTTTGGTTTCTGTTATGGTGTTCTAAAATGTGTTGTAGTTTTTGGAGTTGTTTTGTCACTTGTGTTTTATAGAAGGTTGGGTTGGGTTTGGCATTGGCATTCTGAAAATAATACAGAAAGAGATTTTCTGTTAGATATATGGAATAGTATGTTGTGCAGCAATAATTCAAAAATCGAACGAACCATTTACAGTTATTTGGGTGTAGCTTATTCATATTCCCATGACTGCATATTATTTCTTGAATATTTTGTAATTATGAATATGCAATTTAATTGTTTGATGCCCTCATCAGTCATATTG
This genomic stretch from Cryptomeria japonica chromosome 8, Sugi_1.0, whole genome shotgun sequence harbors:
- the LOC131048361 gene encoding E3 ubiquitin-protein ligase RZF1 isoform X1, which codes for MGSRPSSTGYWCYQCNRLIRLASNRTPLVCPLCTGEFLEEVEEGPRAQLLEAISYEGDADRRPSAVQLIEAVSNLLNQYNDHRREEDGGFRPVIFVRGGQRGRDDNGGNGGGMGFILGTGSGIRGLPANIGDYFVGSDFDRLIEQLTQNDRCGPPPAPTSAVDAMPTVRVTRDHLRSNPNCPVCTEPFEMGGNVREMPCKHIFHSECIVPWLTQHNSCPICRQALPTEEPADNRQQQPTDNRQQQPTDNSHQHPADNRQQHPADNGQQQPRSTARGAAPVDATTSAIPVAGHGIRLAFRRLCCSDGSGGRNGNSRNSSVAIRSLAGGRVANANNNSIINPTRDNRAHHGSSGHNQGRRSFFNFNWWPFRSSNPNPQGGSTE
- the LOC131048361 gene encoding probable E3 ubiquitin-protein ligase RHC1A isoform X2, whose protein sequence is MGSRPSSTGYWCYQCNRLIRLASNRTPLVCPLCTGEFLEEVEEGPRAQLLEAISYEGDADRRPSAVQLIEAVSNLLNQYNDHRREEDGGFRPVIFVRGGQRGRDDNGGNGGGMGFILGTGSGIRGLPANIGDYFVGSDFDRLIEQLTQNDRCGPPPAPTSAVDAMPTVRVTRDHLRSNPNCPVCTEPFEMGGNVREMPCKHIFHSECIVPWLTQHNSCPICRQALPTEEPADNRQQQPTDNRQQQPTDNSHQHPADNRQQHPADNGQQQPRSTARGAAPVDATTSAIPVAGHGGRVANANNNSIINPTRDNRAHHGSSGHNQGRRSFFNFNWWPFRSSNPNPQGGSTE